Genomic window (Spiroplasma sabaudiense Ar-1343):
ATTTTTGAGAAAACGTCATTATTTATTCCAGCATTATTTGCCCTAATTGGGCACTGTTATCCAGTCTATTATAAATTCAAAGGCGGGAAGGCAGTTAGTTGTTTTATCGGATTAATTTTGGTAGCTAATGGTTTTTACGCAGTAATTTTCACAATAGTGTGATGAACAACAATTTTCATTTTTCGTAAAATTAGTGTTTCATCACTTCTAGCAACAGTTTTAGTTTTAGCTCTTGCTTGAGTTCCTCAAATTTCTAGTTTGACGTTCCCAAGTATTAATGGACATGATTTTCAAGAAATTTACTTCCAAAATGATTTTGTTAGTCGTCAGACATGAATGAATTATTTGCATAGTTTAACAAGCACCGATTTTTTTGAAAGTTGATTAATTATTAATATTGTTGTAACACTTGGAGGAATTATCTTAATTATTAAGCACCACCAAAATATTGCAAGATTAATAAAAGGCACAGAACCATATTACTTCACTTACAGTAAAAAAGTAAAACAATCAGAAACAAAAAATAAACAAGAAGAAACAAAATAAAAACTCAAACTTATTTGTAATAGCATTGCTTTCACAATAGTTCGAGTTTTTTTAATCTTAAAAAAATTTTATAAATGCTAGGCTCCTTTTTTAACCGCATTCATTGTACGTTTAATATCCGCTTCGCTTGGTTTACGCCCCATGCTCATGTACATTGCTCGTATTTGAGCTTCATTAATTGGAGGGTTGTCTCTCAATTGTTTTTTTACTATTTTTTTTGTAATAAAAAATCCAGAAAAACCACCAACAACCAAAGCTAAAATTACTATTATTAAAACTCAATATCATTCTAACATTTTTTGTGTTCCCCCTTCTCTATGATTGCTATTTTTAAGAATAACATATCTTTAAAGAAAATATTATTTTAATTTATCAATTATTTTTTTGGTTAAATTTTCAACAGTGAAACCAAATTCTTTTATTACTTGATCACCTGGTGCTGAATGACCAAATCTATCTATTCCAAATGCAAAACCATCATCTCCAAGATATTTTCCTCAACCAAAAGTTGTTCCCATTTCAATTGAAAATCTTTGGGTATTTCTTTGAATTATTGTGTCTTGGTATTTTTTTTCTTGACGATCAAAAATATTCATTGAAACCATTGAAACCACATTGACGGCTAACTTCTGGTTTTTTTCAAGTTCATCTTTAATTTTTAAAGCCAGACTAACTTCGCTTCCTGTTGCAATTAATGTTACCTGAGCATTTTTTGATTCTGAAATTAGATAAGCACCTTTACCAACATTTTTGACAACATCTTTGTGAGCTAATTCAGGCAAATCTTGACGAGTCAAGATAAAAGCACTCGGTTTATTTTTATCATTTAATGCAGTCAAATACGAAGCATAAGTCTCTTGGAAATCTGCAGGTCTAAAGACGTTTAGTCCTGGAATACTTCTAAGCATTGCCAATTGTTCTACTGGTTCATGTGTTGGACCGTCTTCACCAACAGCCACAGAATCATGAGTAAATACATAAAAACTTTGCAATTCCATTAAGGCTGCTAGACGAATTGCTGGTTTCATATAATCTGAAAAGACAAAGAATCCCCCCGCAAATGGTAACAGACCAGAGTGGGCAGCAATTCCGTTATTAATAGCAGTCATTCCAAATTCACGCACACCATACATAATGTTACGACCTTGCAAATTATCTTGATAAAAGTTCCCATCAGCCCCTTTGGCTTTAGTGGACGCTGTTAGGTCAGCACTTCCTCCAATAAACGATGGTACTAGACTGCTAATTTTATCCAAAACCTGTCCTGAAGAAACTCGTGTTGCTTGAGGTTTTGAAGGAATCATTGCTTGAAAGTCAGCTTCTGTTACTTGGTATTGTTTTAAAATCCCCGCTTCGAGTTGAGAAAATTCTTGTGGATAATTTTGCTTGTATTTATTAAAAATTTTATTTCATTGATCATATGCTTCGTGACCACGGTCACCAACAGTTGCTTTATAATGAGCATAAACTTCCTCATCGATTGTAAATTCTGGATTTGTTCAATTGTAATATTTTTTGACATTGATCAAATCATCTTTTACTGGTTCTCCATGAACAGCACTTGTTCCTTGCTTTGTGGCTCCAAGACCAATAATTGTCTTTACTTCAATATAAGTTGGCTTAGTAGATTTTTTAGCACTTTCAAAAGCTTTTGAAATCTGCGCTAAATCTTCGCCGTCTTTTACTAAAATGGTATTTCAATTTGCTGCTAAAAAACGTTCTTGCATTTTTTCAGATTGCGCAATTTTAACTGGTCCATCTAGTTGGATATCATTTGAGTCGTGTAGCACGATTAATTTATTTAAACCATAATTACCCGCAAAAGAGATTGCCTCCTGGGCAATTCCTTCTTGTAAATCTCCATCTCCAACTAAAACGTATGTAAAATGATTAACAACTTCTAGTTCAGGTTTATTAAATTTACCAGCTAAGTGTTTTTCTGCAACAGCCATTCCAACAGCAGCCGCTAAACCTTGACCCAAAGGACCTGTTGTAACTTCAACTCCATCTGTCATCCCAAATTCTGGATGTCCTGGTGTTTTTGAATTTAGTTGACGAAATTTCTTTAAATCATCAATTTCAACACCAAAACCACTCAAGTGTAAAATTGAATATAGCAAGCCACTCCCGTGACCAGCTGATAGAACAAATCGATCGCGGTTAAACCACTTCGGATTGCTTGGGTCAATATTTATATGTTTTGTATAAAGTTCATAAACCATTGGGGCTGCACCCAAAATGATTCCGGGGTGACCAGAATTAGCTTTGTTAACAGCTTCAACTCCTAAAATTCTTAAACTATTTAGAAATTTGTTTTTTTTATTATCTACCATTTCATAAATCTCCTTATCACTTATTATTATATATCTATTTTAACTAATTTCTAAAATTTCCAAATTTTAATTATTTTTATTTTTATTTTCCAAAATAAAAATTAAATCTAAAAACCTGTTTCTCAAATAAAAAAACCATTATTTTATTGTAATGGTTTTTTTAATATTGAAATTTTAAATAAAATTACTTATTGATTTTTTTAGGAGTAATATCTTCGCCTTTTTCATTGACAACTTTTAAATTATCCAATTGATTTTTAAAACCTTCACGAAAGTTTTTTAAATACTCTTGGCGAAGATTGTCTCGCTCAATTTTTTCGTCGGGGGTTAAATCACGAGTTTTGGCAATTTTACTTAATTCATTTATTCTAGCAATCAAATTTTGCATTATTCACCTTCAATTATTTTTTTGGCAAAATAGGCGGCCCCAATAATTCCTGCATCATTTCCCAACTGCGCTGTTTCTAATTTTAAGTCCTTGAAGTAAATTGGCAAAATTAAAGGTTTCAATCCGCAACTAATAATGTCTAAAAGTGCCCTACCCATTTTGCTACCTCCCCCACCAATTAAAATAGCCTCAGGATCTAAAGCCTTAATCATTAAAGCCATATGATTTAATAACGGCTTATAAATTTTAATTATTAATTCTTTTAAATCTTGGGGGTTATTATTTTCAAAATAAACTCTTGCAATATCAACCATTTCAACATTCTGCGGGTTTTTAAAATATTTTATTGTCGAATCTTGGGGATGTTTTTTTCAATATAACTTTATCGCTTTACTCAATCCAACAGCACTTGTGGTTGGCTCAATACAATGTTTTAAACCACAGTTGCAATCAATATCATGTTGCATATCACCACCATGACCAAATTCACCAGCATAACCATGTTGACCCTCAACAAGATTACCATTTATAATGATAGCCCCACCAATACCTGTTCCTAAAGTATAAAATAATACTGATTTATATTTTTTTCCAGAACCAATTCAGAACTCTCCTAAAGCGGCAGCATTTGCATCATTTAAAACGATAACTTTTTTTTGAAAAATCTTTTCTGCTTCCTCTTTTAAATTGAAGTCAAATCAATTTAAGTTACCAGCTATTTTAACAATTCCCTCTTGGTGATCAACAAAGCCAGCTGTTGAAAAACCGACGCATTCCAATTCTTGGTAAGAAATTTTTTGTTCTTTTAACTTTTCCATGATTTTTTGAAAAAGATTTTGCAAAATATTATCAATTTGATTATCTACGATAAAATTAAAAAGCACTTTTCCTTGAAAGTCTATTATTCCAACTTTGGCACTAGTTCCTCCTAGATCAATGGCTAAAATATTATTTTTATTCATAAAGTTCTCCTTAAATAATTGCTGGTAGCAACGTTACTTTTATTCCCTGTTCTGTTTTGGGGAAATAAACAACAATTTTTAAACCAGGATAGGTGTTGAAATTAATTCATCCTAAACCTGAAATGTGCAAATCAATATTTTCACTATTTTTAAAAGTGAATTCCTTTGATTCAAATACCATATCATTATCTGTTAAACGTGGTGCTAAGATATGACGATTTTTTTTAAAGTATTGTTCAGAATTAACAGCCTTAGTTCTATGAAGTGGTAAATTTCGATTTACATAGAAATGAAAATTTGTTGCATTTCTTGAGCGATTTTTACTTTGTGGATTCATTCCTTCTTTAAATGTTACTCAGGCAATTCCACCATAAAAAATTGTTTGACCAGCCTCTAACTGATAAGTTTTTTGATGAATTTCTTTTGCAAAAAAGAAGAAATCTCAATAAGATGGTGCTGTTGCTGTTGCAATATGATTGTGTTTTACCAATCCTGGTGTGTCATAAATCGAACTTGATTCTGTAAAGTTAATTTTAATACGGTCAAGAGTAGTATTAACATATTTAGAAGCAACAATTGATGAAATTTGATTATTAGCTTTTAGTAGCGCATTTATTAAACTAGATTTCCCTGCATTTGATATTCCTACAACATATTGGTCATATTTAACAGTTAGAATTTCTTGTAGCAGGTTATTAACGTTTGCGCTTTTAAAAGAACTCATTAAAAAAATTGGAGCCCCTTTTAATTTTGTGGATTCAAATAGTTGTTTAACATAGTTAATAATTTTTTCAGATTTAACTGATTTTGGAAGCAAGTCAATTTTATTAACTACAATGACAACTTCTTTTGTCGCAATTAAAGCCTCTAATCAAGAGATTCGACTCCCTGGTAAATCGTAAATATCAATTACATAATAGTAACGAATCTTGGCATTATTTTTATTAATGTTATCCAAAATATCAATAAAGTCCTTGTCATTGATTTCTTGCTCTACTAAACTATTGTAATATTTTATTTTAAAACATCTCAAACAATAGTCTTGAACCTCAATGTCTTTGACAAAACCAGGCTTTCTAGAATCATTTACATGTAAAACATGGCCACAACCAACACATTTTTTTTGCTGTGATTTATTTTGATTTGTAGTGTTTCCTAAGTTGGCATCAGTTTCTTTTAAAGCAACTTTTGAGCGACCTTTTTTTGCAAAATTATTTTTACCCGATTCGCTTGCACTCTTAGCTTTATCTTTTTTAAAGAATGTCATAGTTTCCTCCTAATTCTCCTTCGGTATAAAAACCCTCTTGAAGAATGTTTTTTTGCGATAGTCTTTTATATAAAAATTTTTCAAAAAATCTAACTAATTTACTATCATCATTGATTTTACTAATTGGTGAAACCAAGATACTTTTAATATGGGCTCGATTTGCAACCAAAATATCTGTTACAAGTTGATCCCCTATTAAAATCATTTCATTGTTCTCAAATGGCAAAATCTTTTTCAAGACTTTCATTTTACCCAAAAGCGGCTTCTTGCAATCTCAAAAATAATTTTCAATTCCGGCCTTTTTAGCAAAATTTTGAACTCGGCTGCGGACATTATTTGAAAACAATACAAATTCAAATCCGTTATCTTTGACAGATTTGATAAAATTCATTATGTCTGCGTTGGGTACGCGTTGATTTCAACCAATTAATGTGTTATCTAAATCACATAATATTACTTTAATTCCACTATTTTTTAAACTCGCTAAATTAACTTTTTTAAAGCTACGTAAATAGATTGAAGGCTTGAAATAGTTTAATAACAAGAAGTTTTTTTGTTGAGTATTACTTTTTCGAGATTTCACTTTAATTACCCAGTCCTAACTATTATTTAATTATAATCTATTGGCCGCAATTATAAAATACTTTTGCTTGAATTAGTATTTACATATTTATTATCTTTATATGGCAAAAAACTAAACGAATACAAGAAATCAATTAAAAGCAAAATCTTTAAAACATCATTATAGCAATGTTGACGAATTAGTTTTATATCCTTATTTAGTTCTTTATATTCGTTCAAACTGCATGTTTTATAACTGTAAAATTTTAAAGCACTACAAGAAAGTTCATAAACGTCTTTTTCTTCGTCAAAATTATATTCATTAATTTCCTTCATATAATCAAAGAATTTTTTCAATCCTGGAAGCGCAATTGTATCTTCCCCAAATTGCCCTGGTTTTAAATAGTTTTTAACATAAAATTCCCTACCATCTTTATCATAATTTGAAAAAGAAATTGATTGTTCTAAGGGGGGGTATATATCAAAAGAATTTAACTCTGGTAGTTGGTTTTTACTATTAAATTTAAATAAATCAATTTTTTTATTTTTAAATAACGTGTGGTACTTTGCTGCTCAATCACGAATAATTTTGTTATCATTGGTTCCCCCAGCAACAATCATCGTGCGAATTCTCTTTTTTATACAATTTGATAAAAAGCTTTTTACCATTTTTTCATACTGCAACTCAAAATCATATTTACTGTCATTATAGCCACGCTTTAAAGAGACAGATTTAATTGATTTTGTATTATCCCTTGTTGTAATTTCCTTTAGGTTACTAATAAACGAATACTGAAAAACGGTGACTACGTCCTTTCTTTCATCGTTATACAACTGATTAAAATCATTATTACTGCGATCGTGAGAATGATTAAAAAACTCTGTATCGATTACAATTGCTGGAAATTTAATTTGAGATAAATACCCTTTTAACTTACTTTTATCAACATTAAAGAATTGATGCTCATTTAAGTAGAATTTACCATCAATTTGTGAAATTGAATGTTTTTTCATAATACCACACTCTCTAAATAAATAATAACAAAAAATTTTAACTTTTTTAAAGTAATATGTTATAACATTTAAGTAAGAATATGAGGAATAAGCGTGGGAAATGAAGAAAAACAAATTAATTTAAAAACTTTTTTAGATAAAGTCGGTTTAGTTTGATTTAGAAAAAATTTGGCAAGAAAAATTGAAGTTTTTAGACTTGATTTTTTAGAAGCATCAAATGAAAAAAGTGATAATCCATTTACCCCTCCAACAGTACTACCAATTACAACGCAATCAATTGATAATGTTACTGGTGAGTTCAAGGACTTGTTGGCTGAAATGGATTCAATTGATGAAGTCCAAGATTTTGCAAATAAGAGTAATAATATTTTTGAGTTAACTAATATGTTTGCAAATCAGGGATCAAATAAATATGCGGAAAACCTGATGCAAGAATTGATGGATAATCAAATTGAAATTGAATCGCTGGTTGTAAAAGTTCAGATTGAAACAATTTTTAAAATACTTTTAAAAAGCTTAGAAATGACTAATGAAATAGCTAAAAAAATTGGTGAAGAAACTTCAATTAGATTAGTGGATATTGATGATTTAAAATACTTAATTAATTTGAGCATCAAGAAATCACTAGATAGTTTTGATGTTTGAATAAGTAAGAATTATCAAGAATTAGAGCACTTTAAAGAAGAGCTAAAATCATTAAAAGAAAATGAATTTGATTATGAAAAAAATCTTCAAAATGCCGAGATTATCGTGCTTTACTTTAAACAATTTAAAATTAAAGAAGTAACTCAAGATTTTGAAAAAAGCGCTTCAGAAAATGAGCTAAAAATTAACCAAAGCTCTGCTGACAAATTTATTAACTTTACTGAAGGAGCTCAACTTGCAAGCGATATAAAAAATAAATTGGATTTAGCTATTGAAATTCTTAAAGAATATAATAAATTAAAAAACATAAAAAAATAACTAGTTCTCTTGTCAGGTACTAGTTTTTTTATATTTAAATTACTAAACGCTGGTTATTGAATAATTGGCTTTGATGTTATTGGCTTTTGTAATTAACTTTACGGTAAAGCCCTTTTCGTTTTCTAAATTCTCATCATCCTTGAAAACAAATTTTTCAATTTCTATCGAATTGTCAATCCCTAATTTTTCAGCAGCCAACTCATAATTTTTTATAATTTCTTCAATATCTGATTTGCTTGTTATAATTTCAAACTCGTTAATTTTTTCTTTATTTTTTATTTTTAAAGAATTGTCAATTGAGTTAACCAAAATAGAATTTATAAAATCAAAAACTTTTCCAGAACTAGCCAAATAGTAATTATCAGTTGTCATGAAATCCAATAAAATTTTACCGGTTTTTTTTCAGCCATTTGAAATAGTTAAGGCCATAACAGTTTTTACTTGAACTTGAGGCTCTAATTTCTCATCTTCAAAATTAAAAAATAAATCTTCTACAAAACTATTTTCTAATGTTAAAGTTATTCCAGTAAAGTCATAGATATAAGCGGCTTCATTGACTGGTTTTACATTGCTTGCTTTTGCCAAATCTGAAATAAATTGTTGATTTTTATTATTTAGAGCCTTAAAATCTGATTCGCTAATTCGCCCATCTTGAATTAAAAAAACCCCAATGTTTGTTTCAAAATTTGAGTGATAAAAATATTTATTCTTAATGGTTAAATATTCAAAAATAATTGGCTCTAATTTTTCAGAAGACCTTTTGTACAATAAATCGATTACATCTGAATCAGCCTCAGATGAGACAGAAACCAATTCATCAACGGCTTCGCAAGAAACACTTAAAGCAGAACTTGTTAATAAAGTCACCGAAAACCAAATACTATATAACATCTTTTTCATTTTAAACCTCGTTTTCAATAATCATGTTTTCAAAATAAATTTTATCGATTAAGCTTTCTTCAACTTGAATCATTGAATTTATTTCTATAACATTTTCTTCGCTTAAAGAATAAACTATTTCATTTTTATAATTAAAAAACATTGTCAAAAAATCGTTTATGTCTTTACATAATTTATTAAAGTTTTCTTCAACATTACTTGTATTACCATTAACAATTATTTTTAGCGAGTTTGAAACATCGTCAAATTCAAAAACTGAATTAAAATTTTCCAATTCAATTTGTTTATCATTAACTTGCTGATTGATTAGAAAATCTATGGCTCTTTTAAAAAACTTTTTATCTATTGGTTCATTTTCAATAATTTCAAATCAATAGTTATCAAAATGATTTTGATCTTTTTTTAATTCCAAGTAGTTATGCGATGTCAAAAAAAAGCTTTTGTTTTCTTGATCTTTCAATGAAATCGAAAAATTTTGCACGTTTGTTTGGTTTAAGATTTCAGAATTTGAAAAATCATACCTAACAAGAAAATCGCTATTTCCCAAATAATCTTGATTTGGAATAACTTGAAATTGTTTGGCAATTTCATCAATTGCATTTTGAACCATTTTTTTTAGTGCAGGTGAATTTTCTCCACCAGCTTCACGATAAATTTCATTAGTTACCTTAATTCCTAAATATTTTGAATCATCAAAAATTAATGCTTCGTTATTATATGAAAAACTTTTTCAATCACGACTAAGACTTACTTGATCAAATAATTCTGTAGCTTCAAAATTTCTTGAATTTGAAAAATTATCTAATTTTTTTTCATAAATTTTTCATGACTGAAAACCAGGAAATATTAAACTAAATGCATTTTTAAAATTTTTTATATTGTCTTGATTTTCTTCAACCGGATCAAAACTACAAGCAACAGCTTGTAATGAGAGACCAACTATCAAATTTGTTGCTAAAAATAAACTAAGTATTTTTTTCATTTCTTGACTCCTAATATTAAAAAAATCGATTCACTGATATGGAACTTGATATATAACTTGCATAAAGCTCAAAATTACTTCTCGGAAAGTTTATGTAACCATCATTAAAATTTATTGTTATAAATAACAAGCTCATTAGTAAAAAATTAGATTGAGGATTCAATCATTCTTCAAAATTTTTTTCTAAAATTTTTTTTCATTTAAAGTACTTGCAATAAAATCGCGAAACAACAAAATCCCCTTTTTTAAATGATTTTCCTTTATCCAAATGTAAATATCTTCTTTTAAAAATTCATTAATATTTTGGTCGATTATAGTCGAATCAAATACTTTTGAAATATTTGACAACGCTTCATAGTAGCTTCGAAAAATAATTTTCTCTTCAATTATTGAATCATTTGAGTTTTTATGTTTAATTAAAACAAAAAAAGAATTTTCAGGAAAGTTAATTTTAGATAAATTCTTTGACACTAAATTAATTTTATCCATATTTACCTCAACATTATTATTATACACAATTAATTT
Coding sequences:
- a CDS encoding YqeG family HAD IIIA-type phosphatase, which gives rise to MKSRKSNTQQKNFLLLNYFKPSIYLRSFKKVNLASLKNSGIKVILCDLDNTLIGWNQRVPNADIMNFIKSVKDNGFEFVLFSNNVRSRVQNFAKKAGIENYFWDCKKPLLGKMKVLKKILPFENNEMILIGDQLVTDILVANRAHIKSILVSPISKINDDSKLVRFFEKFLYKRLSQKNILQEGFYTEGELGGNYDIL
- the plsY gene encoding glycerol-3-phosphate 1-O-acyltransferase PlsY produces the protein MIWGTILASIIAYLLGSISFSIVFVKFKTGGDVRKSGSNNAGATNASRILGKKWGLVIVFLDLMKVVVASFIALAISAIPIFEKTSLFIPALFALIGHCYPVYYKFKGGKAVSCFIGLILVANGFYAVIFTIVWWTTIFIFRKISVSSLLATVLVLALAWVPQISSLTFPSINGHDFQEIYFQNDFVSRQTWMNYLHSLTSTDFFESWLIINIVVTLGGIILIIKHHQNIARLIKGTEPYYFTYSKKVKQSETKNKQEETK
- a CDS encoding YneF family protein; this translates as MLEWYWVLIIVILALVVGGFSGFFITKKIVKKQLRDNPPINEAQIRAMYMSMGRKPSEADIKRTMNAVKKGA
- a CDS encoding DUF896 domain-containing protein, which produces MQNLIARINELSKIAKTRDLTPDEKIERDNLRQEYLKNFREGFKNQLDNLKVVNEKGEDITPKKINK
- the tkt gene encoding transketolase — encoded protein: MVDNKKNKFLNSLRILGVEAVNKANSGHPGIILGAAPMVYELYTKHINIDPSNPKWFNRDRFVLSAGHGSGLLYSILHLSGFGVEIDDLKKFRQLNSKTPGHPEFGMTDGVEVTTGPLGQGLAAAVGMAVAEKHLAGKFNKPELEVVNHFTYVLVGDGDLQEGIAQEAISFAGNYGLNKLIVLHDSNDIQLDGPVKIAQSEKMQERFLAANWNTILVKDGEDLAQISKAFESAKKSTKPTYIEVKTIIGLGATKQGTSAVHGEPVKDDLINVKKYYNWTNPEFTIDEEVYAHYKATVGDRGHEAYDQWNKIFNKYKQNYPQEFSQLEAGILKQYQVTEADFQAMIPSKPQATRVSSGQVLDKISSLVPSFIGGSADLTASTKAKGADGNFYQDNLQGRNIMYGVREFGMTAINNGIAAHSGLLPFAGGFFVFSDYMKPAIRLAALMELQSFYVFTHDSVAVGEDGPTHEPVEQLAMLRSIPGLNVFRPADFQETYASYLTALNDKNKPSAFILTRQDLPELAHKDVVKNVGKGAYLISESKNAQVTLIATGSEVSLALKIKDELEKNQKLAVNVVSMVSMNIFDRQEKKYQDTIIQRNTQRFSIEMGTTFGWGKYLGDDGFAFGIDRFGHSAPGDQVIKEFGFTVENLTKKIIDKLK
- the yqeH gene encoding ribosome biogenesis GTPase YqeH; this translates as MTFFKKDKAKSASESGKNNFAKKGRSKVALKETDANLGNTTNQNKSQQKKCVGCGHVLHVNDSRKPGFVKDIEVQDYCLRCFKIKYYNSLVEQEINDKDFIDILDNINKNNAKIRYYYVIDIYDLPGSRISWLEALIATKEVVIVVNKIDLLPKSVKSEKIINYVKQLFESTKLKGAPIFLMSSFKSANVNNLLQEILTVKYDQYVVGISNAGKSSLINALLKANNQISSIVASKYVNTTLDRIKINFTESSSIYDTPGLVKHNHIATATAPSYWDFFFFAKEIHQKTYQLEAGQTIFYGGIAWVTFKEGMNPQSKNRSRNATNFHFYVNRNLPLHRTKAVNSEQYFKKNRHILAPRLTDNDMVFESKEFTFKNSENIDLHISGLGWINFNTYPGLKIVVYFPKTEQGIKVTLLPAII
- a CDS encoding ROK family protein, whose product is MNKNNILAIDLGGTSAKVGIIDFQGKVLFNFIVDNQIDNILQNLFQKIMEKLKEQKISYQELECVGFSTAGFVDHQEGIVKIAGNLNWFDFNLKEEAEKIFQKKVIVLNDANAAALGEFWIGSGKKYKSVLFYTLGTGIGGAIIINGNLVEGQHGYAGEFGHGGDMQHDIDCNCGLKHCIEPTTSAVGLSKAIKLYWKKHPQDSTIKYFKNPQNVEMVDIARVYFENNNPQDLKELIIKIYKPLLNHMALMIKALDPEAILIGGGGSKMGRALLDIISCGLKPLILPIYFKDLKLETAQLGNDAGIIGAAYFAKKIIEGE